The following are from one region of the Centroberyx gerrardi isolate f3 chromosome 16, fCenGer3.hap1.cur.20231027, whole genome shotgun sequence genome:
- the hrh2a gene encoding histamine receptor H2a, producing MMSSEVVLAVSVSLLILLTIGGNVLVCLAVCASRRLRCLTNCFIVSLAVTDLLLGILVLPFSALNLLSDDWPLGPTFCNLYICMDVMLCTASILTLLAISVDRYLAVTMPLRYASLVLPWRVAVVMVCVWTVSLALSFLPIQMGWNTADGSVQNHGPGDPDRVCRFELNRSYVVTDSLLTFFLPLVAMCWTYLHILRIARAQAKRIITARPACTTTSYNCRNNPPTSTTVVPTVTAVALREHKATVTLAAVIGAFVVCWLPYFILFTVMGLKLESDPGPAYFVVLWLGYANSALNPVLYAALNRDFRSAYARLLCPGYSGCRSRQPSPIVTPAGHQLTEVTLLCGHTPATCRAGREEQDFMLQEMNSMATIQLANGTATTDVNGNESTHFIHNLTKQKWEEQDLSNSTPHQQEPTAQTQQASIQPGASK from the exons ATGATGTCGTCAGAGGTGGTGCTGGCCGTCTCCGtgtccctcctcatcctcctgaCCATCGGCGGTAATGTGTTGGTGTGCCTGGCTGTCTGCGCCTCACGACGCCTCCGCTGCCTCACCAACTGCTTCATCGTGTCGCTGGCCGTCACAGACCTGCTGCTCGGCATCTTGGTCCTGCCTTTCTCCGCCCTCAACCTGCTCTCCGACGATTGGCCACTCGGCCCGACCTTCTGCAACCTCTACATCTGCATGGACGTCATGCTGTGCACCGCGTCCATCCTCACCCTGCTGGCCATCAGCGTGGACCGCTACCTGGCCGTGACCATGCCCCTGAGATATGCCTCTCTGGTGTTGCCGTGGCGAGTTGCtgtggtgatggtgtgtgtatggACGGTGTCTCTAGCGTTGTCCTTCTTGCCCATCCAAATGGGATGGAACACCGCAGATGGGTCAGTGCAGAACCATGGGCCTGGGGATCCAGACAGGGTGTGTCGTTTCGAGCTTAACAGGTCCTACGTAGTGACCGATTCTCTTCTCACCTTCTTCCTACCTCTGGTGGCCATGTGCTGGACTTACCTCCACATCCTCCGCATCGCACGGGCTCAGGCCAAGCGCATAATCACTGCCCGGCCCGCCTGCACCACCACCAGCTACAACTGCAGAAACAACCCTCCCACCAGCACCACTGTAGTTCCCACTGTCACAGCGGTGGCTCTGAGGGAGCACAAAGCCACAGTGACACTGGCAGCGGTGATAGGGGCGTTTGTGGTGTGCTGGCTGCCCTATTTCATCCTGTTCACAGTGATGGGACTGAAGTTGGAGTCAGACCCTGGACCAGcatattttgttgtgttgtggctgGGTTATGCCAACTCAGCCCTCAACCCTGTTCTCTATGCAGCCCTCAACAGGGACTTCAGGTCAGCCTACGCCCGCCTGCTGTGCCCTGGTTACAGTGGCTGTAGGAGCCGACAGCCATCTCCCATAGTAACGCCAG CCGGACACCAGCTTACAGAGGTGACATTGCTGTGTGGCCACACCCCTGCCACTTGCAGGGCAGGCCGGGAAGAGCAAGACTTCATGTTGCAGGAAATGAACAGCATGGCCACTATCCAGCTCGCAAATGGAACCGCTACCACAGATGTCAATGGCAATGAAAG cACTCACTTCATCCACAATTTAACGAAGCAAAAATGGGAGGAACAGGACCTCAGCAACTCCACACCTCATCAACAAGAACCAACTGCACAGACACAGCAGGCCTCTATCCAACCAGGAGCGAGCAAATGA